From one Myxococcota bacterium genomic stretch:
- a CDS encoding LLM class flavin-dependent oxidoreductase has protein sequence MSEPASSAPEVAWFAALCDDDAEYLGVPNPHLVSSWEHCGDIVRRADRGGFDNCLLPSGYALGIDSIAFAGGVAPQLEQLKLLVAVRCGELWPPMLARQLATLDQMLGGRLTVNIISSDLAGAPVPSAPRYARSVEVMQILRALLNGEAVSHQGEWYQLEVDPPRLRTVSGRCPPFYFGGFSEDAREAAAQAADVFLMWPDRLEAVAEVLDDMRARATQHGRTLRFGYRVHVIVRERESDARDAARKLVSKLEDAAGAAIRQHSLDHASAGVARQAAVRSEADDEGYVEANLWTGIGRARSGCGAALVGDPDQVVAKLRAYQALGIESFILSGYPHAEACDLVARHVLPALRA, from the coding sequence GTGTCCGAGCCCGCATCTTCCGCCCCCGAGGTCGCCTGGTTCGCAGCGCTCTGCGACGACGACGCCGAGTACCTCGGGGTTCCGAACCCTCACTTGGTGAGTTCCTGGGAGCACTGCGGAGACATCGTCCGACGCGCCGACCGCGGCGGCTTCGACAACTGCCTGTTGCCGTCGGGATACGCCCTCGGCATCGACTCGATCGCGTTCGCCGGTGGGGTCGCCCCCCAGTTGGAACAGTTGAAGCTGCTGGTGGCGGTGCGCTGCGGAGAGCTCTGGCCGCCGATGCTGGCGCGCCAGCTCGCCACCCTCGACCAGATGCTCGGCGGCCGCCTCACGGTGAACATCATCTCGAGCGATCTCGCCGGGGCGCCGGTGCCCTCCGCCCCGCGCTACGCGCGCTCGGTGGAGGTGATGCAGATCCTGCGCGCGCTCCTGAACGGCGAGGCCGTGTCGCACCAGGGCGAGTGGTATCAGCTCGAAGTCGACCCGCCGCGCCTCAGGACCGTGAGCGGACGCTGCCCGCCCTTCTACTTCGGCGGCTTCAGCGAGGACGCGCGCGAAGCCGCGGCCCAGGCGGCCGACGTGTTCTTGATGTGGCCGGATCGTCTCGAGGCCGTGGCCGAGGTGCTCGACGACATGCGCGCGCGGGCGACGCAGCACGGGCGCACGCTGCGCTTCGGCTACCGCGTGCACGTGATCGTGCGCGAGCGCGAGTCCGATGCGCGCGACGCCGCACGCAAGCTCGTCTCGAAGCTCGAGGACGCCGCGGGGGCCGCGATCCGTCAGCACTCCCTCGATCACGCGTCGGCCGGCGTCGCGCGGCAGGCCGCGGTGCGCAGCGAGGCCGACGACGAGGGCTACGTCGAAGCGAATCTGTGGACGGGGATCGGCCGGGCGCGCAGCGGCTGTGGCGCCGCGCTCGTCGGCGACCCGGACCAGGTGGTGGCGAAGCTGCGGGCCTACCAGGCCCTCGGCATCGAATCATTCATTCTCTCCGGCTATCCCCACGCGGAAGCGTGCGACCTCGTCGCGCGCCACGTGTTGCCAGCGCTGCGCGCGTGA